The Streptomyces racemochromogenes DNA segment TGGACCTACGACTCCGGCGACTACCGGCTGAACCTCGACCGGGCCCTCGAACTCTCCGGCTACGCCGGCATGCCCGCCCGCAAGGCCGCCGCCCGCGCCCGCGGCAAGCGCCTCGGCGTCGGCATCGCCACCTACGTCGCCGTCTGCGGCGTCGGCCCCTCCACCCGGATGTCCAAGGAGGGCATGCTCGGCGGCACCTGGGAGAGCGCCAACATCCGCGTGCACCCCACCGGCGAGGTCACCGTCACCGTCGGCTCCGCCTCCACCGGCCAGAGCCACGGCACCGTCTTCGCCCAGGTCGCCGCCGACGAGCTCGGCATCGACCCCGGCCAGGTCCAGGTCCACGAGGGCGACACCCTCAAGGCCCCCTACGGACAGGGCACCTACGGCTCCCGTTCCTACAGCATGGCCGCCCCCGCCATCGCGCTCACCGCCCGCAAGATCAAGGCCAAACTGGTCCGGGCCGGAGCCGTCTTCCTCGGCGTCCCCGAGGACCGGGTCGTCTACGCGGACGGCGGGGTCCACGAGGTGGGCAACCCGGACAACGCCAAGACCTTCGCCGAACTGGCCATGGCCATGTGGTACGGCTGGGGACTGCCCCCCGAGATCGAGCCGGCCCTCGACGAGACCACCCACTTCGACCCGCCGGACTTCAACTACCCCTTCGGCACGCACATCGCCGTCGTCGAGGTCGACGAACTCACCGGCGAGACCGAGGTCGTCGACTACACCGCCGTCGACGACGCCGGAAACATCGGCAACCCGAAGGTGGTCGCCGGCCAGATCGAGGGCAGCATCGTGCACGGCCTCGGCCAGGCCCTGATGGAGGCCGCCGAGTACGACGAGAACGGCGTCCTCGTCAGCTCCGACCTGGAGAGCTACGCCCTGCCCCGCGCCGCCGACGCGCCCTTCTTCACCCTCGGCAGGACCGTCACCCCCTCCCCGCACAACCCGCTCGGCGCCAAGGGCGCCGGGGAGATCGCCACCGTGCCGCCCGCCGCCGCCGTCGTCAACGCCGTCGTCGACGCCCTGTCCGACCTGGGCGTACGGCACATCGACATGCCGCTCACCCCCGAGAAGGTCTGGCGCCGCCTGAGAGGGGAAGCCCCGTGATCCTCACCGAATTCGACTACGTCCGCCCCGCCGCCCTGGACGAGGCACTCGCCCTGCTCGCCGACCCCGCCGCCCGCGTACTGGCCGGCGGACAGAGCCTGCTGCCCGGCCTGCGCACCGGCGCGGAGCGGGCCCGGCTGCTGGTGGACGTCCGGCACCTGGCGGAGCTGCGCGGCGTCGGCCGGGCCGGCGGGTCCCTGCGCATCGGGGCCCTGACCACCCTCGCCGAACTCGCCGCGCACCCGCTGGTGCTCGCCGAGGCACCGGAGCTGGCCGCCGCGGCCCGCGCCAACGGCGACCCCCAGGTCCGCAACCTCGGCACCGCCGGCGGCAACCTGGCCGCCGCCGGACGCGCCACCGACCTGCCCGTGGCGGCCCTGGCCGCCGACGCCCGGGTGGAACTCGCCGGCCCCGCCGGGCGCACCACCGTCACCGCCGAGCGGTTCGCCGCCTCGGGCGTGCCCGCCGGATCGGTGGTCACCGCCCTGCTGGTGCCCGCCGCGGGCCCCGCTGCCGCCTTCGAGAAGGCCGCCGACCGGGCCACCCGCTACCCGCTGTGCGCCGCCGCCGTACGCGTCACCCCCGACGGGCCGCGGATCGCGGTCACCGGAGCCACCCCGCGCCCCCTGCGCCTGCGCGGGGTCGAGGACCGGCTGCGCGGGGGACCGTACACGACCGAGGCGGTGCTGGCGGCCTTCCGAGCCGAGCCCCGGGAGCTGTTCGTACCCGGGCGCGGCACCTCGGCCGAATACCTGGGCCACCTCGCGGGCGTGCTCACCGCCCGCGCGCTGGCCCGGGCGGCCCTGAACACCGCCTGACCGCCCCGGGCGGCCGGGAGGAGGGGAGTTGACCGCAGTGGCCGAACCGACCGAGACGAGGGACACGGGAGACACCGCGAGCGGGGGCACCGCCCGCACGGCGAGGGCCTCCGGCTTCCGGGTGGTGGGCGCGGTCCTCGTCCTGCTGATGCTGTCGTCCTCCGTGCCCTCCGCCCTCTACGTGCTCTACCAGCAGGAATGGGGGCTGTCCTCCGGAGACGTCACGGTGGTGTTCGCCGTGTACGCCGTCACCGTGCTCGCCGGGCTGCTGCTCTTCGGGTCCCTCTCGGACACCCTGGGCCGGCGACCGGTCCTGGCCGCCGCCCTGGTCCTGGCGATCGTCTCCATGGGCCTGTTCGCCGGGGCCGGCGGGCTCGGCCTGCTGCTCGCCGCCCGCGCCGTCCAGGGGCTGGCGGTGGGCCTGGCCACCGGGGCGATGGGCGCCGCCCTGCTGGAGCTCAGCCCGAGCAACCGGCCCGCGCTGGGCGCCCAGGTCAACAGCGCCGGCCCGACCGTCGGCATCGGCCTGGGCGGCCTCGGGGCGGGACTGCTCGTCCAGTACGCGCCCGCCCCCACCGTACTCAGCTACCTCCTGCTGGCCGGGGCCTTCGCCCTCGCGCTGGT contains these protein-coding regions:
- a CDS encoding FAD binding domain-containing protein, producing MILTEFDYVRPAALDEALALLADPAARVLAGGQSLLPGLRTGAERARLLVDVRHLAELRGVGRAGGSLRIGALTTLAELAAHPLVLAEAPELAAAARANGDPQVRNLGTAGGNLAAAGRATDLPVAALAADARVELAGPAGRTTVTAERFAASGVPAGSVVTALLVPAAGPAAAFEKAADRATRYPLCAAAVRVTPDGPRIAVTGATPRPLRLRGVEDRLRGGPYTTEAVLAAFRAEPRELFVPGRGTSAEYLGHLAGVLTARALARAALNTA